A stretch of DNA from Anaerobacillus isosaccharinicus:
TAATTTTGAAGGAAATATGAAGGTTCATAAAATACTTTTTGGGAATATCCTCCTGTAATTAAAAAAAACAACCAAATAAATAAAACTTAGAAATGTCCTAAGCTTTTTAAAAATTTAACGGAATCCTATTTATGTAAAAAAACTTTATTTTATTAATCTAAAAAGAACTTCCTAATCCATTATTGTTTCCATGTGCGGCGTGGCCAGCACCATGACCTGCATTTTTATCCCCTTCATTATACATTTCTTCAATAATTGCTGACCATTCATTTATAAATACAACTTGACCTATTTTATAGTCATGATCTGCATCACTATCTTCCATTACAATTGCTCCATACATGCCTTTAAATAATTGTTCTGCACTGTTTTCATGAGAGTGATACCAGTACGTCCCGGGTATGGTAGCTTTGAATGAATAGATAAACTCCTCACCCTGGTTGGATAACGCTTTGTGTAATACCTGGAACCCCATCCATTTCATTGACGATTGTATCCATTTAATCGTCGTGAAAGCTGAGAAATACTAATCGAATCAGTGGTGATTCCTTTTTGAAGCTGGTCATCGAAAAGACAATCACTAAGCGCATGAAGACTTTCTACTTCTTCGAGCTGTGCGTAAAGTAATAATTTTAAAAATGATTCCGTCGTAAGTTTTTTCGTATAGAAATCTAATTTCAATGTTTTCACTTGATCATCAAATAATTCATGATTTATCAGTGAAAACCATTGTCGAAATGACGTTTTTCGTGTAATCTTATCCATGATATTGGTCCTTTTTATTGGATTTGGACGGGATTACCACCTGACTTATCCATTATAAAGGACTTTTTTTATGCATGGAGTTAAGTGATTGAAGATTTTGAGTATTTTAAATATTAAAATCTCTTTAGTGCAACACTAGTGATCCTGAGTATAATTAGAATAGTGATTTTCTCAAATAAGGAAAAATCTTTTTTCAGTTATTAGTAATAAGAAATCTATGCCATTGAATAGTAAATTATCTAAATACAAAATCTAATTTCAAATCGATTAAAAATAAATCAGTGGGCAGAACATCCGAAACTTCATAAATAGTTCAAAATTCCATGTCATACTACTCTAAAAGAAACATAGGGGGGATATGCATGGGGAAGTTATTATTTATGAAAAACTTTATTAGTTCGCCTAAAACTATTGGTAGTATCACACCTAGTTCTAAAAGATTAGCTAGGACATTGATTAAACTTGGTGAAATTTCTAATAATTCGATTGTTGTAGAGTTAGGATCAGGAACAGGAATTATTACACAAACAATTCTTGATACTGTTGATTTAAAAACGCCTCTTTTAATTTTTGAAAATGATACATCCTTTCATCCACAATTAATGAGATACCATAATACGATCTTATATGATAATGCCTTTTTACTTAGTAGTAAGCTGAATACGCTAAGGGAGGGCGTTGACATAGTTTACTGTGGATTACCACTATTAAATTTTTCAGATGCGCAAGTTGATGAATTGCTTAATCAAATTTACGATGTTTTAAAACCCGGAGGAAAATTGATTTGCTTTCAATACACTCCTTTACTATTCCGAAAATTCAATAAGGTTTTTAACAAATGCTATTTAACCTTTGTTTTTCTGAATATTCCTCCTGCATTTGTTTTTACTTGTGTAAAAGAATAATCTACTCTACTTCTTAAATTAGCAAGTTTTCTAAACTTTTAAAAATTATTTTACCTTGCAATACTTTCCTTAACCCAATAAATAGAAAAACAACCTAGGGTTTCCTAACGGGTTCACTTTAGAGGTGCAAACAAGCCATTCGCAAGCAAAACCACATGCGATTTTTCAGTAGGAATAACATGTGATTTTTTGTTGTTATACCAATGTTTTATCGTTAAATATATATAAAATCACACGTTAATACACATGCCTATTCACATAGCTGGAAATAAATATTTTCTTCTCGTGTTAGTGCTTTAAGTTGACTTTGTTCCTTTATAATTAATTCTTGAACCATCATACAACTACGGTAACTAGGCGGATCAAAAGAAATATAAATAGATAATTACCTTCTTGAAAAAGCATCTACTAAAAATGTTTCCCAAGGTCTCCCTAGATTTTTCCCCGTTACAGTACACCTTAGTTCTATATCTAATTCGGTATGAATGACAGATTTCAAAAATCCTATCTCCATGTCTTGGAGATTCTTGCCACAACTCATAAAAAAACTCACCACTTGCATAAGCAGCTTTGGATCCTTTTCTACTTTTAACTTGATCGTATTTGGGTGTTTTTTTCACATTCTTTGTAAATGTATAATAACTAGGTGGCTCATAACCTTGCTTTTTACATTCTTGCTGGAATTGAAGAAAAGCTTTCATCATACTTGATTGCTTTATATTTTCATACTTCTCTTTTATAAATGTGTCCATTAATACTTGTACATCACTGTTTTTGATAATCTAGATTTGAGCCACTTTTAAACGTTTTGATCACATAAAAAATGAGCCACATGATTCCCAATTCTATTACTCTCTCTTATGATAGGAAGTGACCAAACTTACTTCATATGAGAGGACGAAAAGGATGATCGAAATGGCTCAATTTCATAATATCAAATTCTTAAAAGAGGTTGAAGGTTTATCGTAAAGGCAAATTGCGACAAAACTTGGAATTTCTCGTAACACCGTGAGTAAATACCTAAAAAATAATACAGCACCAACAACTATCTTACGAAAATATGTTTTTGGAACAAAGGAATATTCTCCGGAAACAAAAAAGCTTGGGATAAAACCAAAAATGGCAACGATTATATTAAATCAAACTTTCTTCCATAATTTCTCCTAACTTGATTAAGATAAATCTTGCTTATTTAATTCTTCTTCTATAAATCAACTTGTTATTTTCAATTTTAATTTTAAATTGTTATGAAAGTATGGAAAAAGGGTGAACAATTTTTCGCTTTAAGAAGAGCGGTGAAATGACCTTAGAAGTTAGACGAATTTTTATAAACCAATAAAACAAAGGTGCTACCTCAATTTTTTTAGAGATAACACCTTTGTTTGTCATTTATTAAATTTTAGAAATCCGCAAAGCAAGCGTCTTCTCCTATTGCTACTACTATCGTACTTTTTTACTAATTAATAAAAATACCGTAATCAAAACAAAGGCTGTTAGCGCTAAAAATGGGATCGTAATAAAGCCAAGCCAGTTAATCCACGCTACATCACAGGGTATTCCTTGTGAACAAGGTTTAACACTTGCAAAGCCCGGTACCTTTTCTAATAGATAATGGTAAAAGGCAATCAGCCCACCGATAATTGAAAATGGCAGCGCATATTTCGTTATTTTTAGGTCGTTTGTATACGCAGCAATTCCTAGTAAAACAGCTAATGGGTACATGGCAATTCTTTGATACCAGCAAAGCTCACATGGTAGAAATAGACGGATTTCACTAAAATACAAGCTACCTAACGTAGCTACTACAGCAACAAACCAAGCAAGGTATAGGAATAGTGCAGAACGAGAAAAGGACATTATTGGCCTAATCCCCTTTCAATTAGCAGTTTAATATAATCATAGTCAAATGGATCTTCAAGCATTGTTCCATTAATCATAATACTAGGCGTAAATTGGACATTAAATTCTTCAACTAATTGATGATCAAGAAGGACATCATCTTTGTAAGTCAATTCTAGAATGTCTCGTTCTAACTGATCAAGGTTAATTTGCGGGACCGCTTTTTGGGCAACGTCGATTACCTTATCTACTGTAATCCAATAATCATCA
This window harbors:
- a CDS encoding multicopper oxidase domain-containing protein — protein: MKWMGFQVLHKALSNQGEEFIYSFKATIPGTYWYHSHENSAEQLFKGMYGAIVMEDSDADHDYKIGQVVFINEWSAIIEEMYNEGDKNAGHGAGHAAHGNNNGLGSSF
- a CDS encoding class I SAM-dependent methyltransferase — encoded protein: MGKLLFMKNFISSPKTIGSITPSSKRLARTLIKLGEISNNSIVVELGSGTGIITQTILDTVDLKTPLLIFENDTSFHPQLMRYHNTILYDNAFLLSSKLNTLREGVDIVYCGLPLLNFSDAQVDELLNQIYDVLKPGGKLICFQYTPLLFRKFNKVFNKCYLTFVFLNIPPAFVFTCVKE
- a CDS encoding disulfide oxidoreductase, which encodes MSFSRSALFLYLAWFVAVVATLGSLYFSEIRLFLPCELCWYQRIAMYPLAVLLGIAAYTNDLKITKYALPFSIIGGLIAFYHYLLEKVPGFASVKPCSQGIPCDVAWINWLGFITIPFLALTAFVLITVFLLISKKVR